The Aedes aegypti strain LVP_AGWG chromosome 3, AaegL5.0 Primary Assembly, whole genome shotgun sequence genome contains a region encoding:
- the LOC5579907 gene encoding elongation factor-like GTPase 1 produces MVRVDFSQLVELQSQPERIRNICILAHVDHGKTTLADSLIASNGIISQRLAGKLRYMDSRPDEQERQITMKSSSIALYYEGHLVNLIDSPGHVDFSSEVSTAVRLCDGAIVVVDVVEGVCPQTRICLKQAYSENLRTVLLLNKVDRLVLEKKMDPVEAYKHLRQVLEQVNAVVGNIFASDVLAKEELSSDHQLSALEDTDDSRIYYTPANGNVLFGSALDGWGFTLKAFAKLYQEKLGVPLAELEEAMWGDFFYSPKKKSIEKGALEKGRKPLFVQLVLDNLWNVYDLVENRDVDKLKAISEKLGIAQTVRDLKHADIRIPIRNLLSQWLPMEKFLLELVVNNVPNPRMIPETKAEKLLCSRMEDFHSFPEQTQKLSKDILKCDASSETLIVFISKMFPVDKKSLPQNVVESFSRMTLMEDSEEAESCDEAFLAFARVYSGTLKRGDKVYVIGPKHDPRNLLSDGFDLSASPHITQVQVDHLFMLMGRQLEVIESVPAGSIAGIAGLQNHVLKTATLSNTPFCPPFVDLPAIATPILRVAVEPKDIQNMPKLVRGLKLLNQADACVEVRIQESGEHVLLTLGEVHLERCIKDLEETYAKIKLNVSKPIVPFKETIVKFVPTSEENPEEELAKERERDKTVTIFTPNKQSFIKLLAIPLPEEAVELLERSNPILKALAKSQEAKEISHYLKDSLEDLKAKLSKIFVESETEELNASTVDKIWSFGPKKCGTNVLLNCSSFNHPLVWDLRQVPNDSVDIRHSLESSFVNGFQLASLAGPLADEPMQGVCFILLEWDVTAPNAEADESSSAVVSHGPLSGQIMSIVKDGCKKAFQNQPQRLVHPMYSCNITVNSDVLGKLYAVIGRRQGRILSADLIEGSGQFDVSAVIPVIESFNFATEIRKQTSGLAMPQLVFSHWEIVDIDPYWVPTTEEEYEQYGEKADFTNIAKVYMDSIRERKGLPVEKKTVEHAEKQRTLSKNK; encoded by the coding sequence ATGGTCCGGGTAGACTTTTCCCAACTGGTTGAGTTGCAGTCCCAGCCGGAGCGCATCCGTAACATTTGCATATTGGCACACGTCGATCATGGCAAAACGACCCTTGCGGATTCGTTGATTGCCAGCAATGGAATTATCTCGCAACGATTGGCCGGCAAGTTGCGCTACATGGACAGCCGCCCGGACGAACAGGAACGCCAGATTACGATGAAGAGCAGCAGCATAGCGCTGTACTACGAGGGACATTTGGTGAATTTGATAGATTCGCCGGGGCATGTGGACTTCAGCAGCGAGGTTTCCACTGCGGTTCGGCTTTGCGACGGAGCGATTGTTGTGGTGGATGTCGTGGAGGGTGTTTGTCCTCAGACGAGGATTTGTCTGAAGCAGGCCTACAGTGAGAACTTGCGAACGGTGCTGCTGCTGAACAAGGTCGACCGGTTGGTGCTGGAGAAGAAGATGGACCCGGTGGAAGCTTACAAGCATCTGAGGCAAGTTCTGGAGCAGGTCAATGCGGTGGTAGGGAATATTTTTGCGTCGGATGTGCTGGCCAAGGAGGAACTGAGCTCGGATCATCAGCTATCGGCTCTGGAAGATACGGACGATTCGAGGATTTATTACACACCGGCAAATGGAAATGTCCTGTTCGGATCGGCGTTGGATGGCTGGGGCTTTACGCTGAAGGCTTTTGCGAAACTGTATCAGGAAAAGTTGGGAGTTCCGCTGGCGGAACTTGAGGAAGCGATGTGGGGTGATTTTTTCTACAGTCCCAAGAAGAAGAGCATCGAAAAGGGAGCGCTGGAGAAGGGGAGGAAGCCCTTGTTTGTTCAACTGGTTTTGGACAATCTGTGGAATGTGTACGATTTGGTAGAGAATCGAGACGTGGACAAGTTGAAAGCGATATCTGAGAAGCTGGGAATTGCACAGACGGTTCGAGACTTGAAGCATGCGGATATTCGAATACCGATTAGGAATTTGCTGTCCCAATGGTTAccgatggagaaatttttgctgGAGTTGGTTGTGAACAACGTCCCAAATCCTCGGATGATTCCAGAGACAAAAGCAGAGAAGTTGCTCTGTTCTAGAATGGAAGACTTCCATTCATTCCCGGAACAAACGCAGAAACTTAGTAAAGACATTCTGAAGTGCGACGCGAGTAGCGAAACATTGATcgtttttatttcgaaaatgttTCCCGTGGATAAGAAATCGTTACCACAAAACGTGGTAGAAAGCTTCTCGAGGATGACCCTGATGGAGGATTCGGAAGAAGCGGAATCCTGTGATGAAGCTTTCCTCGCGTTTGCACGAGTTTACAGTGGGACGCTTAAGCGAGGTGACAAAGTGTATGTGATAGGCCCAAAACACGATCCTAGGAATTTACTGTCGGATGGTTTCGATTTGTCGGCTTCACCGCACATAACGCAGGTTCAAGTAGATCATCTATTCATGCTGATGGGGCGACAACTGGAAGTGATTGAATCTGTCCCAGCAGGGAGCATAGCAGGAATAGCTGGTCTTCAGAATCACGTTCTCAAAACTGCAACCCTGAGCAACACTCCCTTCTGTCCACCATTTGTGGACCTTCCAGCGATAGCAACTCCAATCCTCCGGGTCGCCGTCGAGCCCAAGGACATCCAGAACATGCCGAAGCTGGTACGGGGATTGAAGCTTCTAAATCAAGCGGATGCCTGCGTTGAGGTTCGCATCCAGGAAAGTGGAGAACATGTCCTCTTGACTCTGGGCGAGGTCCACTTGGAACGTTGCATCAAAGACCTGGAAGAAACCTACGCCAAAATAAAACTGAATGTGTCCAAGCCGATCGTACCATTCAAGGAGACGATCGTCAAATTTGTGCCCACATCGGAGGAAAACCCGGAGGAAGAACTCGCAAAGGAAAGAGAACGGGACAAAACTGTGACCATCTTTACACCTAACAAGCAGAGCTTTATCAAACTGCTCGCAATTCCCCTACCGGAAGAAGCTGTTGAACTCCTAGAACGAAGCAATCCCATATTGAAGGCACTGGCGAAGTCCCAGGAAGCGAAGGAGATTTCCCACTACCTCAAGGACTCACTGGAAGATCTTAAAGCCAAGCTCAGTAAAATATTCGTCGAAAGCGAGACCGAAGAACTCAACGCATCCACCGTGGACAAAATCTGGAGCTTCGGTCCGAAGAAATGCGGTACGAACGTTTTGCTGAACTGCTCCTCCTTCAATCATCCATTAGTATGGGACTTGCGGCAAGTTCCCAATGACTCCGTAGACATCAGACACAGCTTGGAGTCGTCCTTCGTAAACGGATTCCAGCTGGCAAGTTTAGCAGGCCCTCTAGCAGACGAACCCATGCAGGGCGTTTGCTTCATCCTATTGGAATGGGATGTGACCGCCCCAAATGCAGAAGCCGACGAATCAAGCTCAGCCGTAGTGTCCCACGGTCCCCTCTCCGGTCAGATCATGTCCATCGTCAAAGACGGATGCAAGAAGGCGTTCCAGAATCAACCGCAGCGATTGGTCCACCCGATGTACAGCTGTAACATCACCGTGAATTCGGATGTTCTGGGAAAACTGTACGCCGTCATCGGAAGACGGCAGGGACGGATCCTGTCCGCTGACCTTATCGAAGGAAGCGGCCAGTTCGATGTGAGTGCTGTAATTCCGGTGATAGAGTCGTTCAACTTTGCCACCGAGATTCGCAAGCAGACTTCGGGATTGGCGATGCCGCAGCTAGTGTTCAGCCATTGGGAG